In one window of Clarias gariepinus isolate MV-2021 ecotype Netherlands chromosome 10, CGAR_prim_01v2, whole genome shotgun sequence DNA:
- the c10h15orf40 gene encoding UPF0235 protein C15orf40 homolog — protein MSCPSLRHGFMRIAIFTLYESNCRGSLCASVKSQRRGISLVNKMPKKEKKSKITETKKLPETPSCPVSALKDGGVAIAVHAKPGAKQNAITDVSSEAVGVAIAAPPTDGEANAELVRYLCKVLALKKSEVMLDKGSKSREKVIKVTASISQEEVLEKLTREAAG, from the exons ATGTCCTGTCCGAGTTTGCGTCATGGTTTTATGAGAATAGCAATATTTACACTGTATGAAAGTAACTGTAGGGGAAGTTTGTGTGCCTCAGTCAAGTCTCAAAGAAGAGGTATTTCTCTTGTAAACAAGATgcccaagaaagaaaaaaag AGCAAAATCACTGAGACAAAGAAGCTGCCAGAAACGCCGAGCTGCCCGGTTTCTGCCCTTAAAGACGGCGGAGTCGCAATAGCAGTGCACGCCAAGCCTGGCGCAAAACAAAATGCCATCACAG ATGTGAGCTCGGAGGCAGTAGGGGTCGCTATTGCTGCACCACCCACAGACGGCGAGGCCAACGCGGAGCTCGTGCGCTATCTGTGCAAAGTACTGGCGCTGAAGAAGAGTGAAGTAATGCTGGATAAG ggAAGCAAATCCAGAGAAAAAGTCATTAAAGTCACAGCATCGATTAGTCAAGAGGAGGTTCTGGAGAAACTAACACGAGAGGCTGCTGGGTGA
- the glsl gene encoding glutaminase liver isoform, mitochondrial: MEPMSSQEADENPYLCFQRTPSFRRKWRKRYGGLDGNKLLEPNKEEDMRENSVMTDGFSERNAALVKSAEAQETSLAENIPNPVPRKAIPSQRPVNFVTPGSTVLPAFMNNGGMNIPQTEPERMPTAQPWLSISRNETQRSHSKKKVAADVLFDSFACGERVSTNNFFEILWCAGILRTDPRIKDCYALMKKLQDADGAVDRNTFQRCVTGFVSFILKAVQGRFVIPDFCMFAEETQKLFIKCKQLSSVEKEDGSKPIVKWGISICTVDGQRLSLGEWNEPCVLGEIAWPIVYGLAVDQLGADQVHRHVGVEEYAKYESPFTLSKEGVPHTPLSETGAIICASLLLQLTSRQVTEEEEKYESVLNIVRRLCNKEHANLNCTSYQSLRKDVIRLHALSFYLQEKKCFPGATDINATLDLLLQCLSTEVTCESGAALAATLANGGLCPMSGDQVLSTSAVRSTLSIMQVAGMNDYSRIFHFKTSLPAKSSSSGVVLVVVPGVLGMTCWSPELDAYGNSWRAVHFCEELVSVFQLHSFDIRTPFKQVLSYRQWKVESEGYQIMNILLAAYRGDLNSLRRYFLSGADVNAVDYDGRSALHVAASEGRLEVIKFLMDSTGANCTLKDRWGNTALQEAIRCNQGPAVQLLTKYSDYKEML; encoded by the exons ATGGAACCCATGTCAAGCCAAGAAGCAGATGAAAATCCTTATCTCTG TTTTCAGAGAACACCATCATTTCGTCGCAAGTGGAGAAAACGCTATGGAGGTTTGGATGGGAATAAATTACTAGAGCCAAATAAGGAGGAAGACATGAGAG AGAATAGTGTGATGACAGATGGCTTCTCTGAAAGGAATGCCGCCCTTGTGAAGAGTGCAGAAGCTCAG GAGACCAGTCTTGCAGAGAATATTCCAAATCCTGTTCCAAGAAAAGCTATTCCATCTCAGAGGCCTGTCAACTTTGTGACTCCAGGATCAACAG TTTTACCAGCATTTATGAACAATGGTGGCATGAACATCCCTCAGACAGAACCAGAGCGAATGCCCACTGCCCAGCCTTGGCTAAGCATCAGCAGGAATGAGACCCAGCGTAGCCATTCCAAGAAAAAAGT AGCTGCTGATGTGCTGTTCGACAGCTTTGCCTGTGGAGAAAGAGTCAGCACCAATAATTTCTTTGAG ATCCTGTGGTGCGCCGGCATTTTAAGAACTGACCCAAGGATTAAAGACTGCTATGCACTAATGAAAAAACTGCAGGATGCTGATGGGGCAGTGGACAGGAACACTTTCCAAAG GTGTGTGACAGGCTTTGTATCTTTCATTCTAAAAGCAGTGCAAGGCAGATTTGTCATTCCAGATTTCTGTATGTTTGCTGAAGAGACCCAAAAGTTGTTCATTAAATGCAAACAGCTGTCTTCTGTAGAG AAGGAAGATGGAAGCAAGCCCATTGTAAAGTGGGggatttcaatttgcacagtggACGGCCAGAG GCTCTCTCTCGGTGAGTGGAATGAGCCGTGTGTTCTTGGAGAGATTGCCTGGCCCATTGTTTACGGGCTTGCAGTAGATCAGCTTGGAGCTGACCAGGTCCACAGACATGTAGGGGTGGAAGAATATGCAAAATATGAGTCTCCCTTTACCCTGAGCAAAGAAG GTGTCCCTCATACTCCACTGTCAGAGACAGGTGCTATCATATGTGCATCACTGCTGCTGCAG TTGACATCAAGGCAAGTtacagaggaggaggaaaaatatGAGTCG GTTTTAAATATTGTACGAAGATTATGTAACAAGGAACATGCCAACTTAAACTGTACAAG TTATCAAAGCTTGAGGAAGGATGTTATTCGTCTACACGCGCTTTCGTTTTATCTACAAGAAAAGaag TGCTTTCCAGGAGCCACTGACATAAACGCTACACTGGATCTCCTGTTACAG tgTTTATCTACAGAAGTCACGTGTGAGTCTGGAGCAGCCTTGGCTGCAACCTTAGCTAATGGTGGCCTCTGCCCTATGTCAGGTGACCAGGTCCTCTCCACCTCTGCAGTTCGCAGTACTCTGTCCATAATGCAAGTGGCAGGAATGAATGATTACTCCAGAATCTTCCATTTCAAG ACATCCCTGCCTGCAAAATCCAGCAGCTCTGGTGTTGTCTTAGTAGTAGTCCCTGGAGTGCTGGGCATGACTTGCTGGTCACCAGAGTTGGATGCATATGGAAATTCCTGGAGGGCTGTACATTTCTGTGAG GAGCTGGTGTCAGTGTTCCAGCTGCACAGCTTTGATATCAGGACTCCATTCAAACAGGTGCTATCCTACAGGCAATGGAAGGTGGAGTCTGAG GGCTACCAAATCATGAATATCCTATTGGCTGCTTATCGAGGGGACCTAAACTCATTACGAAG GTATTTCCTCTCAGGAGCAGATGTGAATGCTGTTGATTATGATGGAAGGTCTGCACTTCATGTGGCTGCCTCAGAAGGGCGTCTGGAGGTCATCAAGTTTCTGATGGACAGCACTGGAGCCAACTGCACACTCAAAGACAG ATGGGGAAACACAGCTTTGCAGGAGGCTATAAGATGCAATCAAGGACCTGCTGTGCAGCTCCTTACAAAGTACTCAGACTACAAGGAAATGTTATGA
- the cart2 gene encoding cocaine- and amphetamine-regulated transcript 2 yields the protein MESSSTAARALLLLLLVLRSCARADNEDTEVDLDTRAIRDFYPKDPNLTSEKQLLGALHEVLEKLQMKRIPPWEKKFGQVPMCDVGEQCAVRKGSRIGKMCDCPRGAFCNFFLLKCL from the exons ATGGAGAGCTCGAGTACCGCCGCGCGCgctttgctgctgctgctattAGTACTCCGGAGTTGTGCACGAGCGGACAACGAAGACACCGAAGTGGACCTGGACACAAGAGCCATCCGCGACTTCTATCCAAAAGACCCCAATCTGACCAGCGAAAAACAGCTG CTTGGGGCTCTCCATGAAGTTCTGGAAAAGCTTCAAATGAAAAGAATTCCGCCTTGGGAGAAGAAATTTGGACAGGTTCCCATG TGCGACGTGGGAGAGCAGTGCGCAGTCCGCAAAGGCTCAAGAATCGGCAAAATGTGCGACTGCCCGCGGGGAGCCTTCTGCAACTTTTTCCTTCTGAAATGTCTGTGA